The following nucleotide sequence is from Nocardioides daedukensis.
GCCCGGTGCCCGGGTCAAGGTCCGCTTCGCCGGCCAGGACGTCGATGCATTCATCGTGGAACGCTGCCCGGTGAGTGAGCACGCCGGGCGCCTGCAGCCGTTGCGCCGAGTGGTCAGCCCCGAACCGGTGCTGGCCCGCCAGGTCGCCGAGCTCGCCGGTCAGGTGGCCCAGCGCTACGCCGGCACCCGGGCAGACGTGCTCCGGCTCGCGGTGCCTCCGCGCCACGCCACCACCGAGAAGGAGCCCTCGGTCCCCGCCGCCCCGGGACCGGTCACGGGACCTCGCCCCTCCGCAGGACTCAGTGAGTCCGAGGGACCCGGCCCGTCCGCCGGACCCGGCCCCTCCGCAGTGCCTGGGCCGGAAGGCTGGACAGAGCTCAGCCACGGTCCCGAGTTCCTCGGCGCCCTGGCAGCCGGCAAGTCGCCACGGGCGGTCTGGGCGCCGCCACCGGGCGCCCGGTGGCCACACCTGCTGGCGCACGCGACGGCGGCCTGCCTGGCGTCCGGGCGGGGAGCCCTGATCTGTGTGCCTGACGGCAAGGACGTGGCCCGCGTCTCGGCCGCCCTCGATGAGGTCCTCGGCCCGGATCAACACGTCAGCCTGATGGCGGACAGCGGCCCGGCAGCCCGCTACCGGGACTTCCTGCGGGTCTCGCGAGGAGCGGTCCGCGTGGTCGTCGGCACCCGCGCGGCCGCCTATGCACCGGTGCACGACCTCGGACTGGTCGCGATCTGGGACGACGGGGACGACCTCCACGCCGAGCCCAGGGCGCCCTATCCGCACACCCGCGAGATCCTGCTGACCAGAGCCGAGCTCGAGGGGACCGCAGCCCTGATCGGCGGTCACGCCCGCACCGTCGAGGCGCACTACTTGGTCACCACCGGTTGGGCAGTGGAGCTCAGCCCCGCGCGTGAGGTCATACGCCGAGCACTGCGGGTGAACGTGGCCGGCTCCAGCGACCACGACCTCGAACGCGATGCCCACGCACGGACCTCGAGGATCCCGCGACAGGTCTTCGAGGGCATCCGCGCGGCCCTCGAGACCGGCCCGGTCCTGGTGCAAACACCGCGCGCGGGATATGCAGCCACCCTGGCCTGTGAGCGCTGCCGGACCCCCGCGCGGTGCGCGGCGTGCCAAGGCCCGTTGCGCCAACCCCGTGCGGAGTCGGTCCCCGAGTGCGGGTGGTGCGGGACGGCCGCGGGGGACTTCCGGTGCCTCGAATGCGGACACCGCGGGCTGCGGGCACCGGTGCGCGGTGACGCGCGCACCGCGGAGGAGCTGGGCCGGATGTTCCCGCGCACCCTGATTCGGACCTCCAGCGGCGACCGGGTCCTGGACACGGTGGGCTCCGCGCCGGCCATCGTCGTGGCCACCCCGGGTGCCGAACCAGTCGCCACGCAGGGCTACTCCGCCGTGGTGCTCCTCGACACCTGGCTCGCGCTGGCCAGGGTGGACCTGCGCACGCCTGAGGAGGCCGTACGACGCTGGATGAACGCGGCCGCGCTGACCCGTCGCGGCGGCACCGTCCTGGTGGTCGGCGACCCGGCCCATCCGACGATCCAGGCGTTGGTGCGCTGGGATCCGGCGGGCTTCGCGGAGCGCGAGCTCGAGGAACGTCGTTCGGCCCACCTGCCCCCGGCCAGCAGGCTGGCCACCCTCACCGGCCCTGCGGGTGCCGTGGACGACGCCGTGACAGTGCTCACCCTTCCGGACGGGGCCGAGCTGCTCGGTCCGCTCGCCCTGGAGGACACCGACCTGGTCCGGGCTGTCATCCGCGCGCCTCGCCGGGCGGCCAATGCGCTCAGTGAGTCGCTCCTGGAGCTGCAACGGGTCCGGTCCTCACGCAAGCTCGACCCGGTCCGGGTGCAGGTCGATCCCTACGCACTGTGACCAGGACCGGCGCCGGTGCGACGTACACTGATCGGCGCACTCAACAGCAAGGAGCACCGTGGCAGTCCAGCCCATCCGCCTTTTCGGCGACCCGATCCTGCGCAGCCGCGCGGTGGAGGTCTCCACGTTCGACAAGGAGCTCCGCACCCTTGTCTCCGACCTGACCGACACGATGCTCGAGGCGCCCGGCGCCGGGCTCGCGGCGCCGCAGATCGGGGTCGGCCTCCGGGTCTTCACCTGGAACATCGACGGTGAGGTCGGCCACCTGGTCAACCCCACGCTGGAGCTCTCCGAGGAGCAACAGTTCGGAGCCGAAGGGTGCCTCTCGCTCCCCGAGCTGACCTATGACTGCCGTCGGGCGCTCTCGGTCGTCGCCAACGGATTCTCGATGCACGGTGAGCCGATCACCATCTCCGGATCCGAGCTGCTGGCGCGGGCGATCCAGCACGAGACGGACCACCTCGACGGGATCCTGTTCATCGACAAGCTCGACACCGAGGCCCGCAAGCACGCGATGAAGACAATTCGCGAGTCCGACTGGTTCGGCCTCGAGAAGCCCACGATCAAGGTCTCGCCCCACGCCACGAACGGATTCGGATTCTGATGCGCCTCGTCTTCGCCGGCACCCCTGAGGTCGCCGTGCCGTCCCTGGACGCGATTGCCGCCTCCGACCACGAGCTGGTCGGTGTGGTCACCCGCCCCGACGCCCCGTCCGGTCGAGGCCGCAAGCTCGTCGCGTCCCCGGTGGCGCAGCGCGCCGAGGAGCTCGGCATCCCGGTGCTCAAGCCCGAGCACCCGAAGGACCCTGCCTTCCAGGAGCAGCTGAGGGCGCTGGCACCGGACTGCTGCCCCGTCGTCGCCTATGGCGCACTGCTTCCGCAGTCGGCGCTGGACATCCCCGAGCACGGCTGGATCAATCTGCACTTCTCGCTGCTTCCCGCCTGGCGTGGTGCCGCACCCGTGCAGCACTCGATCTGGGCGGGCGACGAGGTCACCGGCGCCAGCACCTTCCGGATCGTCAAGGCTCTCGACGCCGGCGCGGTCTTCGGCCTGATGACCGAGACGATCCGTCCCACCGACACCGCGGGCGACCTCCTGGGCCGTCTGGCCGAGGGCGGGGCCCACCTCCTGGTGAGCACCCTGGACGGCATCGAGACCGGCACGTTGGAGCCCCGCGAGCAGTCCACCGACGGGATCAGCATCGCCCCCAAGATCCTGGTGGAAGACGCCCGGATCGACTGGACCCAGCCGGCGATGAGCATCGACCGCCAGGTGCGGGCCTGCACGCCGGGCCCGGGAGCCTGGTCGCTGCACGAGGGCGAACGGATCAAGATCGGTCCGGTCACCATCGACGAGACCCACGAACCCCTGGAGCCCGGGCTGGTATCGGTCGGCAAGAAGGCCGTTCACGTCGGCACGGGCACGGCTGCGGTGCGGCTCGGTGAGGTCAAGGCGTTCGGCAAGAAGCAGATGAACGCTGCCGACTGGGCCCGCGGCGTCCGCCTCGAGCCGGGCACCCGGTTCGGTGACCAGTGAAGTCGTCACAGTGAAGTTGCCCGGTGAAGTCGGCCCCGGTGAAGTCGGCCCAGTGAGGCCCGCCCATGGCTGACCCACGTGGCAGGCGTCGTCGCCCGGGCGGTCGCCCCGCGCCGGCTCGCGCCAAGGTCGACGCACCCCGCGCCGCCGCCTACGACGTACTCAAGGCGGTGCGCGTCGACGACGCCTATGCCAACCTCGTCCTTCCGCACGTCCTGCGGACCGCCGGGCTGACCGGGCGTGACGCCGCGTTCGTTACCGAGCTGGCCAGCGGCACGATCCGCCGCCAGGGCACCTACGACGCCATCCTGCGTGCCTGTGTCGATCGCCCGCTGGCCAAGGTCGAGGCCAAGGTGCTCGACGCCCTGAGGCTCGGCACGCACCAGCTGCTCGCGATGCGCGTCCCACCACATGCCGCGATCTCCAGCACGGTCGACCTGGTCCGCGCCAAGGCAGGGCAGGGACCTGCGGGCTTCACCAATGCCGTGCTCCGCAAGGTCGCCGAGCACGACCACGACCAGTGGGTACGCCGGATCGCCCCCACCGACCCGGTCGGGTTCGCCGCCATCGCCCATGCCCATCCGGTGTGGGTCGTGGAGGAACTGCGTCGCTCGCTCCGTTCCGTCGGCGCCGCAGATGAGCTCGAGACGTTGCTGGCGGCGGACAACGCGGCCCCCAAGGTCACCCTGGTGTCCCGACCGGGCACGTCCACGGTGGAGGAGCTGCAGGCCGCTGGCGCCGAACCAACCGGTCGCTCGCCGCATGCTCTGGTTCTCGACTCGGGTGACCCCGGTGCCATCGCCGCGGTGGCCGAGGGACGTGCCGGTGTCCAGGACGAGGGCTCACAGCTCGTGGCCCTGGCGCTGGCCCATGTCGGCCTCGAGGGCCGCGACGAGCGCTGGCTGGACACCTGCGCCGGTCCGGGCGGGAAGTCAGCCCTGCTCGGGGCCCTGGCCGGGCAACGTGGCGCCCACCTGCTCGCCTCCGAGCGCCAGGAACACCGCGCCGGCCTGGTGCGGCGCGCGACCCGAACCAGCACGGCCGGACTTCTCGGCGTCGTGGTTGCCGACGGCACCCGCCCGGCCTGGGCGCCGGGATCCTTCGACCGGGTCATCGTCGACGCCCCGTGCTCCGGGCTCGGGGCACTGCGCCGCCGGCCGGAGTCGCGCTGGCGGCGTTCCCCCAAGGACATCGCCGAGCTGGTCCCACTCCAGACGGAGCTGCTGGTCAACGCCCTCGACTCCGTTCGTCCCGGGGGAGTGGTCGCCTACGTGACCTGCTCACCGGTCCTGGCCGAGACCTCCGGAGTTGTCGAGTCAGTGCTCGCTCGACGTGACGACACCCGTCTCATCGACGCCGAGCAGGCACTGCTCTCGGTGCCCGGGGTCGCCCTCGAGAAGGTGACCGGGCCATTGCCCGGCACTGTCCAGCTGTGGCCGCACCGCCACGGCACCGACGCGATGTTCCTGGCGCTGCTCACGCGCAGCTGAGCGGTACCTTGACTCGCATGGCCACCTCGAAATCACCGTCCGTCGAGTTGGAGGTCGATGACCGCGTGGTGCGGGTCAGCAACCCCGACCGGCAGTACTTCCCGCCGAGCAGCACCTCGGACACCGGTGCCACCAAGCTCGACCTGGTCGACTACTACCGTGCCGTCGGGCCCGGGATCGTCAACGCGCTGTTCGAACGGCCCTGCATGCTGCACCGCTTCCCGAAGGGGCTGGCAGGGGACAAGGTGCACCAGAAGCGGCTGCCGAAGGGTGCACCGGACTGGGTCGAGACGGTGCAGCTGCACTTCCCGCGCTGGAACCGCACCGCTGACGAGCTCTGCGTCACCGAGCTCGCCAGCGTGATCTGGGCGGTCCAGATGTCCACGGTGGAGTTCCACCCGTGGAACAGTCGCCGACCCGACACCGAGCAACCGGACGAGTGGCGCATCGACCTCGATCCGGGCCCGGAGTCGGACTGGGCACAGGTACGCCGGGTGGCCGCCGTTGCCCACGAGGTCCTCGACGAGCTCGGCGCGACCGGGTTCCCCAAGACGAGCGGCGGATCCGGGCTGCACATCTATGTGCGGATCAAGCCCGACCACGGGTTCACCGACGTACGCCGGGCCGCGCTCGCGTTCGCCCGCGAGGTCGAACGCCGAGCGCCTGACGATGTCACCACGCAGTGGTGGCGCAAGGACCGCGACCCCGGGCACCTCTTCGTGGACTACAACCAGAACGCCCGGGACCACACGATCGCCTCGGCCTACTCAGTGCGCGGGGTGCCGGAGGCCCGGGTCTCCGCGCCGGTGCACTGGCAGGAGATCGACGACATCGAGCCGAACGACTTCACCCTCTACTCGATGCCCCGACGGTTCGAGGAGGTGGGCGACCTCCATGCCGGGATCGATGACGCGGTCTTCGACATCGCTCCACTTCTCGACTGGGCCGAGCGGGAAGAGGCAGAGGGCGAAGAACCACCGGCAGAGCCCGAGTGAGGACGGCCGGAAAGGACTCGCAGATAAGACGGGCGGAGTCTGGCAGGGTGGGGGCATGGGAACACTTGCCGAATCTGTCAATGTCGTTGAGCTGGCCACCGAGCTGATCGCCGACCTCCCCAATCACGGAGCCGGTCGAGCCGCGAAGTCGGTCCTGCACGGGGACCTGCTGCGCGCCGTGGTGATGGTGCTGGCGGCCGGTCGGGAGATGTCCGACCACGAGGCTCCGGGACCCTCGATGATCCAGGTCCTCGCGGGCGAGGTGGAGTTCATCGCGGGCGAGGAGACCTCCGTGCTCTCTGCTGGCGACATGCTGCCGATCCCGGCTGTGGTGCACTCCGTGCGTGCTCGGAGTGACGCGGCCTTCATGCTCACCATCTGCCTGACCTAGGCTTCGCACCGTGGGAATCCAGATCACGCCGTCAGTGCTGAACGCAGACCTCGCCGACCTCACCAACGAGGTGAACCGGATCAAGGGCGCCGACTGGGTCCACATCGATGTGATGGACAACCACTTCGTGCCGAACCTGACCCTGGGCCTGCCCGTGGTGGAGTCGCTGGCCAAGTCGACACCGCTGCCGATGGACGCGCACCTGATGATCCAGGACCCGGATCGCTGGGCGCCGGCCTATGCCGAGGCAGGTTGCGGATCGGTCACCTTCCACGTCGAGGCGGCGGCCGCTCCGGTCCGGCTCGCCCGCGAGATCCGTGCCCAGGGGGCCCGGGCCAGCATGGCCCTCAAGCCGGCGACCCCGATCGAGCCCTACGAGGACCTCCTCGCCGAGCTCGACATGATCCTGATCATGACCGTCGAGCCGGGCTTCGGCGGCCAGAAGTTCCTCGACCTGTGCCTGCCCAAGATCCGCAGGGCCCGTGCCCTGATGGAGCGTCACGGCCTGGAGACCTGGTTGCAGGTCGACGGGGGCGTCTCGCTCGAGACGATCGAGCGCTGCGCAGAGGCCGGCGCCGACGTGTTCGTCGCCGGCTCGGCCGTCTACTCGGCCGAGGACCCGGACGCCATGGTCGCCGAGCTGCGTGCCCGGGCCGAGGGCGTTGCCCACCCCACGGCAGGTTGAGCTCACCCCCCCCCGCGCACGCACGCGTCCCGTCCAGTGGGTGACCTCGGATCCGGTCCCCGAACGGCTGTGGCAGGATTGACGATGACGAGTTTTCAACTCGCGTGCTCTGGGGTCGGTGAAAATCCGAGCCGGCGGTGACTGTGCAAACTGTGCAGAAGTCCGCGACCCGTTCACAGCCAGTGAGCGGTTGACCAGGTGAAAATCCTGGACCGACGGTCATAGTCCGGATGGGAAGGTGCACGCAGTGGTTGTCCTACGGTGCGGCCGGATTCCGGTCCGCACGGTGCCAGCCACCATCACGCCCCGGAGTCCGTGAACGGACAGGAGGGGCCCCGATGGCACAGGCAGCAACTGCCACGCCTGCCGAGGATCGCGCGATGCTGCGGGCCCTCGAGATCGCAGCCACCGGCGGCGTACCCCTCGGTCCCAACCCACGTGTCGGCTGCGTCCTTCTGGCCGACGACGGCACCGAGGTCGCCGAAGGATTCCACCGCGGCGCCGGTACGCCGCACGCCGAGGCTGCCGCGCTGGCCCAGGCCGGCGACGCGGCCCGGGGGGCCACCGCAGTGGTCACCCTGGAGCCGTGCAACCACACCGGACGAACCGGACCCTGCGCCGAGGCGCTGATCCGGGCCGGCGTACGCCGCGTCGTCTTCGCGCAGACCGATCCCAACCCGGTGGCACGCGGGGGAGCCGGGACGTTGCTCGCCGCCGGCATCGAGGTCGTCGACGGACTCCGTGAGGCCGAGTCCCGCGCGCTGAATCGGGCGTGGACCTTTGCGCTCGAGTACGGTCGGCCCTACGTGACCTGGAAGTTCGCCACCTCGCTGGACGGACGCAGCGCAGCCGCGGACGGCACGAGTCGCTGGGTCTCCTCGATCCCTTCGCGCCAGGACACCCACCGGCTCCGCGGCGAGTGCGACGTGATGCTGGTGGGCACCAACACCGTCGAGGTGGATGACCCCGAGCTCACCGTCCGCGACGCGGTCGACGAACCGGCAGCGCACCAACCGCTTCGGGTGGTGATGGGCGCTCGCGACCTGGACCCGGGTCGGCGGATCTTCAACGACCGCGCCGAGACCCTGCACCTGCGCACCCGCGACCCCCACCAGGCACTGGCCGAGCTGCACGGGCTCGGCCGCCGCCATGTCTTCCTCGAGGGCGGGCCGACGCTCGCCGCCGCGTTCCTGCAGGCAGGCCTGGTCGACGAGGTCGTCACCTATGTCGCGCCCCTCCTGCTCGGCGCCGGCCGCAGCGCGGTGGGAGACCTCGGAATCGACACGATCACCGACGCGTTGCACCTCGCAGTCAGCGACGTCACCGTCCTCGGCACGGGTGCCGAGACCAATGTCCGCCTCACGATGACCCCTGCCACACCGGTCGTCGACCAGCCATGGGCGCGCGAGCAGCCCCGCCCAGACAAGGAGCAGTGATGTTCACCGGAATCGTCGAGGAGCTCGGCACCGTCGAACGGATCGTGGAGCAGGGTGATGCCATCCGGCTCACCATCCGCGCAGACGTGGTGCTCGAGGGCACCGGCCTGGGTGACTCCATCGCCGTGAACGGCTGCTGCCTGACCGTCGCCGACCAGGCCGACGGGATCTGGACGGCGGACGTCATGCAGGAGACCTTGGACAAGACCTCGCTGCACGGCGTGGCGCCGGGGGACAAGGTGAACCTCGAGCGCGCCGTCACCGTCGAGAAGCGGCTGGGCGGGCACATCGTCCAAGGTCATGTGGACGGCGTGGGCACGGTCCTGGCGCGCACCGCCAGCGAGCACTGGGAGCTCGTCGAGATCGCGCTGCCCGAGGGTCTGGGCCGCTACCTGGTCGACAAGGGCTCGATCACCGTGGACGGCATCTCGTTGACCGTCGTCGAGGCCAAGGACCGTTCTTTCACCATCAGCCTGATCCCCGAGACCCTGGCCCGCACCACCCTCGGCTTCCGTGCCGTCGGTGACCGGGTCAACCTCGAGGCCGATGTGATCGCCAAGCACGTGGAGAAGTTGCTGGTCAGTGGCTATGCCACCGCCGCCGGCACCCAGCAGGAAGTCATCAGCCATGAAGGAGACAGGGCATGAGTGAGAGGGTCCGCCTGGACACCGTCGAGGATGCGATCGCCGATATCGCAGCAGGCAAGGCCGTGGTCGTCGTCGATGACGAGGACCGGGAGAACGAGGGCGACATCATCTTCGCCGCCAGCAAGGCGACCCCGGAGCTGATGGCGTTCACGATCCGGCACTCGAGTGGCGTCATCTGCGTGCCGATGCCGGCCGACATGCTCGACCGTCTCGAGATCCCGCTGATGACCCCGCACAACAAGGACAAGCTCCGTACGGCGTACACCATCTCGGTCGACGCCCGCGACGGTGTCTCCACCGGGATCTCGGCAGCCGACCGGGCACACACGGCGCGCGTCCTG
It contains:
- a CDS encoding primosomal protein N', with the translated sequence MSRPPENAPDEQPELLAGMARASVRAQKGPAKKSVVITEVDPVARVLVDLPLAHLDRPFDYAVPQTMAETAVPGARVKVRFAGQDVDAFIVERCPVSEHAGRLQPLRRVVSPEPVLARQVAELAGQVAQRYAGTRADVLRLAVPPRHATTEKEPSVPAAPGPVTGPRPSAGLSESEGPGPSAGPGPSAVPGPEGWTELSHGPEFLGALAAGKSPRAVWAPPPGARWPHLLAHATAACLASGRGALICVPDGKDVARVSAALDEVLGPDQHVSLMADSGPAARYRDFLRVSRGAVRVVVGTRAAAYAPVHDLGLVAIWDDGDDLHAEPRAPYPHTREILLTRAELEGTAALIGGHARTVEAHYLVTTGWAVELSPAREVIRRALRVNVAGSSDHDLERDAHARTSRIPRQVFEGIRAALETGPVLVQTPRAGYAATLACERCRTPARCAACQGPLRQPRAESVPECGWCGTAAGDFRCLECGHRGLRAPVRGDARTAEELGRMFPRTLIRTSSGDRVLDTVGSAPAIVVATPGAEPVATQGYSAVVLLDTWLALARVDLRTPEEAVRRWMNAAALTRRGGTVLVVGDPAHPTIQALVRWDPAGFAERELEERRSAHLPPASRLATLTGPAGAVDDAVTVLTLPDGAELLGPLALEDTDLVRAVIRAPRRAANALSESLLELQRVRSSRKLDPVRVQVDPYAL
- the def gene encoding peptide deformylase, with product MAVQPIRLFGDPILRSRAVEVSTFDKELRTLVSDLTDTMLEAPGAGLAAPQIGVGLRVFTWNIDGEVGHLVNPTLELSEEQQFGAEGCLSLPELTYDCRRALSVVANGFSMHGEPITISGSELLARAIQHETDHLDGILFIDKLDTEARKHAMKTIRESDWFGLEKPTIKVSPHATNGFGF
- the fmt gene encoding methionyl-tRNA formyltransferase, with translation MRLVFAGTPEVAVPSLDAIAASDHELVGVVTRPDAPSGRGRKLVASPVAQRAEELGIPVLKPEHPKDPAFQEQLRALAPDCCPVVAYGALLPQSALDIPEHGWINLHFSLLPAWRGAAPVQHSIWAGDEVTGASTFRIVKALDAGAVFGLMTETIRPTDTAGDLLGRLAEGGAHLLVSTLDGIETGTLEPREQSTDGISIAPKILVEDARIDWTQPAMSIDRQVRACTPGPGAWSLHEGERIKIGPVTIDETHEPLEPGLVSVGKKAVHVGTGTAAVRLGEVKAFGKKQMNAADWARGVRLEPGTRFGDQ
- a CDS encoding RsmB/NOP family class I SAM-dependent RNA methyltransferase, whose product is MADPRGRRRRPGGRPAPARAKVDAPRAAAYDVLKAVRVDDAYANLVLPHVLRTAGLTGRDAAFVTELASGTIRRQGTYDAILRACVDRPLAKVEAKVLDALRLGTHQLLAMRVPPHAAISSTVDLVRAKAGQGPAGFTNAVLRKVAEHDHDQWVRRIAPTDPVGFAAIAHAHPVWVVEELRRSLRSVGAADELETLLAADNAAPKVTLVSRPGTSTVEELQAAGAEPTGRSPHALVLDSGDPGAIAAVAEGRAGVQDEGSQLVALALAHVGLEGRDERWLDTCAGPGGKSALLGALAGQRGAHLLASERQEHRAGLVRRATRTSTAGLLGVVVADGTRPAWAPGSFDRVIVDAPCSGLGALRRRPESRWRRSPKDIAELVPLQTELLVNALDSVRPGGVVAYVTCSPVLAETSGVVESVLARRDDTRLIDAEQALLSVPGVALEKVTGPLPGTVQLWPHRHGTDAMFLALLTRS
- the ligD gene encoding non-homologous end-joining DNA ligase, producing MATSKSPSVELEVDDRVVRVSNPDRQYFPPSSTSDTGATKLDLVDYYRAVGPGIVNALFERPCMLHRFPKGLAGDKVHQKRLPKGAPDWVETVQLHFPRWNRTADELCVTELASVIWAVQMSTVEFHPWNSRRPDTEQPDEWRIDLDPGPESDWAQVRRVAAVAHEVLDELGATGFPKTSGGSGLHIYVRIKPDHGFTDVRRAALAFAREVERRAPDDVTTQWWRKDRDPGHLFVDYNQNARDHTIASAYSVRGVPEARVSAPVHWQEIDDIEPNDFTLYSMPRRFEEVGDLHAGIDDAVFDIAPLLDWAEREEAEGEEPPAEPE
- a CDS encoding cupin domain-containing protein, whose translation is MGTLAESVNVVELATELIADLPNHGAGRAAKSVLHGDLLRAVVMVLAAGREMSDHEAPGPSMIQVLAGEVEFIAGEETSVLSAGDMLPIPAVVHSVRARSDAAFMLTICLT
- the rpe gene encoding ribulose-phosphate 3-epimerase, with translation MGIQITPSVLNADLADLTNEVNRIKGADWVHIDVMDNHFVPNLTLGLPVVESLAKSTPLPMDAHLMIQDPDRWAPAYAEAGCGSVTFHVEAAAAPVRLAREIRAQGARASMALKPATPIEPYEDLLAELDMILIMTVEPGFGGQKFLDLCLPKIRRARALMERHGLETWLQVDGGVSLETIERCAEAGADVFVAGSAVYSAEDPDAMVAELRARAEGVAHPTAG
- the ribD gene encoding bifunctional diaminohydroxyphosphoribosylaminopyrimidine deaminase/5-amino-6-(5-phosphoribosylamino)uracil reductase RibD, which encodes MAQAATATPAEDRAMLRALEIAATGGVPLGPNPRVGCVLLADDGTEVAEGFHRGAGTPHAEAAALAQAGDAARGATAVVTLEPCNHTGRTGPCAEALIRAGVRRVVFAQTDPNPVARGGAGTLLAAGIEVVDGLREAESRALNRAWTFALEYGRPYVTWKFATSLDGRSAAADGTSRWVSSIPSRQDTHRLRGECDVMLVGTNTVEVDDPELTVRDAVDEPAAHQPLRVVMGARDLDPGRRIFNDRAETLHLRTRDPHQALAELHGLGRRHVFLEGGPTLAAAFLQAGLVDEVVTYVAPLLLGAGRSAVGDLGIDTITDALHLAVSDVTVLGTGAETNVRLTMTPATPVVDQPWAREQPRPDKEQ
- a CDS encoding riboflavin synthase, yielding MFTGIVEELGTVERIVEQGDAIRLTIRADVVLEGTGLGDSIAVNGCCLTVADQADGIWTADVMQETLDKTSLHGVAPGDKVNLERAVTVEKRLGGHIVQGHVDGVGTVLARTASEHWELVEIALPEGLGRYLVDKGSITVDGISLTVVEAKDRSFTISLIPETLARTTLGFRAVGDRVNLEADVIAKHVEKLLVSGYATAAGTQQEVISHEGDRA